The nucleotide sequence GCCGAGCAGGCCGCCGACGGGTCCGATGAGCACTACGCCCCGCTGGTCGAGGTGGCCACGGTGACCCAGCTGCGGACCGCGGTGAAACTCGAACCCCGCCCGCCGCAGCCGACACCGGACCCAAAGCGGTCGATCGGCAAGGCCAGCGACGAGACGTCGTGCACGTGGCGGATCACCCTTCCCCACGACGAGGCCGCGGTGGTCGACGCGGCGTTGGCGTCGCACCTGGACCGGCTGGTCACCGAGTGGAAGGACGACCACGCCGACGGCGCAGACGACCGGTCCGACGGGGCTGGGGGTGCGCCGCCGATGCCGAGCACGGTGGACGCATTCCTGGCGCTGGTGGCTGCGGGCTGGGACAGTGAGGTGGCGGCGCGCCCGCATGGGCAGCGCACCACGGTGGTGGTGCACGTCGACGTCGACCGGCGGGTGGGGTCGCTGCACCTGGGTCCGGTGCTGTCCGACGCCGACCGCCAGTTCCTGACCTGTGATGCGACGTGGGAGGCGTGGTTCGAACGCGACGGCCGCCCGATCGGCTGCGGGCGGGAGTCCCGGCAGATCAGCCGCCGGCTGCGCCGGGCGTTGGAGCATCGCGACCGCTGCTGCGTGGTCCCCGGGTGCGGGGCGACCCGCGGCCTGCATGCGCATCACGTGGTGCATTGGGAGGACGGCGGCACCACCGACCTGACCAACCTGGTGCTGGTGTGCCCGTACCACCACCGGGCGCATCACCGCGGGCTCATTACCATCAGCGGACCGGCCGAGCGCCTCGTCGTCACCGACGCCGACGGCACCGCCCTGCACGACCGAGCGCTGGCTCGAACACCCACCACACCGCCGCCGGACGTACCGCCGTGTCCCGGACCGACCGGCGAACGCGCCCAATGGTGGTGGTACGACCCCTTCCAGCCACAACCACCACCGACGACGAACTAACCCGCGGGATCCACCTCGGCCTCGACCGCCGTGACGGTCAGCACCGCCTCCGCGAGTTCCGGCCGGCACACCACCAGATCGGGTAGCAGTACGTCGGACTGGTTGTAGCGCAGCGGTGTTCCGTCGATGCGCGACGTGTGCAGGCCGGCCGCGCGGGCGACCGCCACCGGGGCGGCCGAGTCCCATTCGTATTGCCCGCCGGCATGCACGTACACGTCGGCGATGCCCTGCACGACCGCGGCGACCTTGGCCCCGGCCGAGCCCATCTCGACGAGCGTGCCGCCCAGGGCGTCGCGCACTGCGAGCGCCACGGCGGGCGGCCGAGTCCGCGACACCACGATGCGCGGCGGGCCGGGTTCGGCCGCCGGCGTCACGACGTCCGGCGTGGCGAGGGTAACGCCCTGGGCCGGCAACGCGACCGCGCCGGCGACCAACTCGCCGTCCTCCCACAGCGCCACGTGCACGGCCCAGTCCTCGCGACCGAGTTCGGAGAACTCCCGCGTGCCGTCGAGCGGATCGACGATCCACACCCGCTGCGAGGTGAGTCGCACCTTGTCGTCGGCACCTTCCTCGCTCAGCACCGCGTCACCGGGCCGCTCGGCCGCCAGCGCCGCCATCAGGAAGTCGTGAGACCGCTTGTCACCCGCGGCCTTCCGCTCCGTCGCCTCGGCGTCGGCGAACTCCTCGCGCACCCGCAGCAGCAGCTCGCCGGCCTCGGTGGCCAGCCGCGTGGCCACCTCGTGGTCGCTCACCCGTCGCCCTTCAGCATGGCGACCACACTATCGGCCAGCTCGTCGGGCGTCGGACCGGGCACCAGCCGCAGGTCGGGGTGCTTGGGCCGCTGGTACGGGCTGTCGATGCCGGTGAAGTGGGTGATCTCCCCGGCACGCGCCTTCGCGTACAGGCCCTTCGGGTCCCGCTTCTCGCAGTCCTCCAGCGGGGTGTCCATGAACACCTCGAAGAAGTCGAACCCCTGATCCGCGTGCACCTTGCGCGCGAGATCGCGGTGTTCCTCGAGCGGGCTGATCGCCGGGACCAGCACCGTCAACCCCGAATCGGCCATCAGCGTGGCGATGTGGGCGAGGCGACGCAGGTTCTCCGCGCGGTCGGCCATGGAGAAGCCGAGATCCGCATTCAGGCCGTGCCGCAGGTTGTCACCGTCCAGAACGTAGGCCGGACAACCGTTCTCGAGCAGCTTCTGCTCCACCAGCATCGCCACCGACGACTTGCCCGAGCCGGACAGGCCGGTGAACCAGACGGTGCGTCCCTTGGACAGCCGATCGTCGGCGCACACCAGCGACTGGTGGCGCACGGTGTTCGGGGTCGACGCGCGGTTGGCCACCGGCGTGGTGTCGCGCACCATGCCCGCTGCGACCGTGCCGTTGGTGTCCGGGTCGATGAGGATGAACGATCCGGTGGCGGAGTTGCGCGAATACTCGTCGAGCAGCAGCGGCACCTGCGTGCGCAGCGTGACGCGGCCGAGTTCGTTGAGTTTCAGGGCCGTCGCGCTCTTGTCCCGGTGCAGCGTATTGACGTCGAGGCGGTAGTCCAGCGCCGTCACCCGCGCCCGCGTGGTGCGAGTGGTGTGCTTGACGACGTACTCCCGGCCCGGTTCGAGCGCCGATCCGTCGGCCATCCAGCACACCGTGGCGTCGAATTCCTGGCTGGCGTGCGCCTGGTTGTTCTCTCGCACGATCATGTCGCCACGGGAGATGTCGATGTCGTCGGCGAGGCTGACCGACACGGCCATCGGCGGGAACGCCTCGTCGACCGGGCCGGTGGGGCCGTGAATCTCGGTGATGCGACTGCTCTTGCCGGTCGGCAGCACCACGATCTCGTCGCCGGGACGCATGACGCCGCTGGCCACCGTGCCGGCGTAACTGCGGTGGTCGGCGTGCTCACGGGTCTGCGGCCGGATCACGTACTGCACGGGGAAGCGCACGTCGACGAGGTTGCGGTCGCCGGCGATGTAGACGTCCTCGAGGTGGCTCAGCAGCGCGGGCCCGTCGTACCACGGCGTGGCGTCGGACTTCGTGACCACGTTGTCGCCGTTGAGCGCCGACAGCGGGATCGTCGTGACGTCCTGCACGTCGAGCCGGGCGGCGAACTCGTGGAAGTCGTCGCGGATCTTCTCGAACACCTCGCGGTCCCAGCCGACGAGGTCCATCTTGTTGACCGCCAGCACGATGTGCCGGATCCCGAGCAGCGACGCCAGGAACGCGTGCCGGCGGGACTGCTCGAGCAGTCCGTGCCGCGCATCGACGAGCACGATCGCCAGCTGCGCGGTCGACGTGCCGGTCACCATGTTGCGGGTGTACTGGATGTGCCCCGGCGTGTCGGCGATGATGAACTTCCGCTTCGACGTGGCGAAGTAGCGGTACGCAACGTCGATCGTGATGCCCTGTTCGCGCTCGGCACGCAGACCGTCAGTGACCAGGGCGAGGTCGGTGTAGTCATTGCCGCGCTCGCGCGACGTGCGCTCGACCGCGGCGAGCTGATCCTCCATCACGGCCTTGCTGTCGTAGAGCAGCCGGCCGATCAACGTGGACTTGCCGTCGTCCACCGACCCCGCGGTGGCGATCCTCAGCAGCGTCGCCATGTCAGTTCCCCCGTCGCTTCGCTCGCCCCAGGCCACTTCCCCGTCGCTTCGCTCGCCCCATCAGAAGTAGCCCTCGCGCTTGCGGTCTTCCATCCCCGCCTCGGAGATGCGGTCGTCGGCTCGGGTGGCGCCGCGCTCGGTGAGTCTCGAAATCGCGGTTTCGGCAATGACTTCGGACACCGTCGCCGCCGTCGACTCGACGCAGCCGGTGCACGTGACGTCGCCGACGGTGCGGAACCGCACGGTCTTCTCGACGATCGGCTCGTCCTTGCGGGGGCGCAGGTACTCGTGCACCGCCAGCAGCATGCCGTCGCGCTCGAACACCTTGCGCTGGTGGGCGTAGTAGATCGACGGGAGCTTGATCTTCTCCGCACCGATGTAGGACCAGATGTCGAATTCGGTCCAGTTCGACAGCGGGAACACGCGGATGTGCTCGCCCTTGCGATGCCGGCCGTTGTAGAGGTTCCACAGCTCGGGGCGCTGGCTCTTCGGATCCCACTGCCCGAACTCGTCGCGGAAGCTGAACACGCGCTCCTTGGCGCGGGCCTTCTCCTCGTCGCGGCGGGCGCCGCCGAACGCGGCGTCGAACTTGTTCTCCCGGATGGCGCGCAGCAGCGTGAACGTCTGCATGGGGTTGCGCGACGGGATGGTCTCCACCACGCGGCCGGCGTCGATGTCGTCCTGCACCTTCGCCACCACGAGCCGGACGCCGGATTCGGCGACGAGTTCGTCGCGCGCCTGCAGCACCTCCTCGAAGTTGTGCCCCGTGTCGACGTGCATCACCGGAAACGGCAGCCGACCCGGCTGGAAGGCCTTGATGGCCAGGTGCAGCATGACGATCGAGTCCTTGCCGCCGGAGAACAGCAGCACGGGCTTCTCGAACTCCGCGGCCACCTCGCGGATGATGTGGATCGCCTCGGCCTCCAGCGACCGCAGATGGCTGAGTTCGTACTTGCCCGCGGGTTCGTCGAGCTGCGGCGCCGTCACGACGTCCACACTAAGTTGGTCGAGTTGGCCAGGATTGCCGTCATGCCCAGGAATCTACGACCCGAACGACGGAGGTGTCAACGGTCGGGCAGCAGCGATCCGTGCACGACCAGCCGCGCTGACCACGGCTCGGGGTGCACGAATCGCAGGGAGTGGCTAGAGGGCGACCTCGGCCAGGCGACCCGTCGCGACGTCGAAGACGAAGCCGCGCGCCGATGTATGCCGGGTCACGAACGGACTGGCCGCGATGCGGCGCAGCGACTGCCGGACGTCCTCCTCGAGGTCGGTGAACGCCTCGGCGGCCCACGGCGGCTTGAGTCCGGTCTCGTCGGCGATGGCTTGCTTGAAGTCGTCGTCGGTGAACGTCAGCATGCCGCAGTCGGTGTGGTGGATGAGGATGATCTCTGTGGTGCCGAGCAGTCGCTGGCTGATGGCGAGCGAGCGGATCTCGTCGTCGGTGACGACGCCGCCGGCGTTGCGGATCACGTGCGCCTCCCCTTCGGCGAGACCGAGGATGCGGTAGACGTCGAGCCGGGCGTCCATGCAGGCGACGACGGCGACGTGCCGGCTGGGCGGCAGGGGCAGCGGCCCGGAGAAGCCGGCGGCGTACGCCTCGTTGTTCTTCAGGTACTCATCGGTGACGGACATCGTCGCTCCTCCTGTCGAGCACGGGCAGGCACCGACGGTAGCGGCGCCTGCCCGTGGGCGACAGGGTCAGGATCGAGCGGATTGCAAGTCGTACACCGTCGTTCCGCCGACGTCGGACTTGGTGAACGTCGATTCGACCCAGGCGGTGATGTCCGCGGCACTGCCGTCGCGGTGGCCGCCGAAGCCACCCCGGTCCGAGGCGAGGAAGTACCGCACCTGGCCGTCGGCGACGTACTGCTGGAACTGCGCCAGCGTCGGCGACGGATCCCCGCCGGTGAAGCCACCGATCGCCATCAGCGAGTCGCCGGTCTTCAGCTCGAGGTCGCTCACCTGCATGGAGCCGATCGCCGCGGCGGCCCACCGGGTGCCCGCCTCCCTGATCAGCGCCTCCAGCTCGGGGCTGTCGACGTGCCCGAACGGTCCGCCGCCACCGGGCCCCCTGTCGCCGCCGGGGCCATCACCCCCCGGCCCGGGACCGAAGCCGAAGCCACCGGCCTTGGCCGGGCCGGACGTCGCGACCGGACCGCTCTTCTGGCCGATCGCGGTCTCCAGCGAGTACGCCGCCGTGGCGCCGACGCCGAACAGGCAGGCCAGCACAGCCAGCACGACCGTCGCCCGGCCGGCGCGTGCCGCACCGACGGCCAGGGCCACCGCGAGCAGCACCGAGCCCACCAGCAGGACCCAGCGCAGCGCCGGCCACCACTCCGGCGTGCGGCCCAGCAGCACGAACGCCCACACGCCGGTACCGGCGAGCAGCGCCGCCAGGACGATGCGCACGGCCACCCGGGACCGGCGGCGCCACAGCTCGGCGACGGTCATCCCGACGAGCGCGGCGATCGCCGGGGCCAGCGCCACCGCGTAGTACGGGTGCACGGTGCCGTCCATGAAGCTGAACACTGCCGCGGTCACCAGCAGCCAGCCGCCCCACAGCAGCAGGCTCGCGCGCTGCAGGTCGGTGCGCGCCGCGCGCCACGTTGCCCAGGCCAGCACCACCAGCCCGACCAACGCGACCGGCAGCAGCCAGGACGACTCGGTGCCGAACGACGGGCCGAACATGCGGCCGATACCGGGGCTGCCGCCGAAGAACACGTTGCCTCCCGGGGGCCCGTCACCGCCGCCCGGGCCGCCACCGCGCGGGCCGCCGCCACCGGGCCCGCCGCCGCCGACGATGCGTTGCACGCCGTTGTAGCCCAACGCCAGTTGCAGCAGGCTGTTGTCCGTCGACCCGGCGATGTAGGGCCGCGAGTTCGCCGGCCACAGGCTGACCAGCGCGACGTACCAGCCCGCCGACACGACGATCGCGACGCCACCGGCCAGCAACGCGCCGAGGCGGCGCCACAGCGACGTCGGCGCCGCCACCAGGAACGCGAGAGCGAAGCCGGGCACCGGCAGGAACGCCTGCAGCATCTTGGTGAGGAACGCGAAGCCGACGACGACGCCGGTCAGCGCCATCCACCGGTAGCTGCCGTTCTCGATCGCCCGCACCGTGCAGTACGCCGCGACGACGAGCAGGAACACCAGCAGCGCATCGGGATTGTCGTAGCGGAACATCAGCGTCGCCACCGGCGTCAGCGCCAGCACGATGCCGGCGAGCAGCGCGGCACCCGATCCGCTGGTGCGCTTGACCGTGGCGTAGAGCACCGCGACGGCGCCGACGCCGAGCAGCGCCTGGGGCAGCAGCAGCGTGAACTCGTTGAAGCCGAACAGCCTGCCGGACAGGCCCATCAGCCACATCGCGGCAGGCGGCTTGTCGACGGTGATGGCGTTGCCGGCGTCGAGCGAGCCGAACAGCCAAGCCTTCCAGCTCTGCGTGCCTGCCTGGGCGGCCGCCGCGTAGTAGCTGTTGGCCCACCCGTTGGAGCCGAGCCCCCACAGGTAGAGCAGCGCGGTGCCGGCGAGCAGGGCCAGCAGCCCCGGGCGGGCCCAGCGCGGGTCGGCCGGACGCTCCGGCGCCGCCACGTCGCGGGTCTGGGGTGCTGCGGTGACGGTCACTGGTGTCCTTCTTCGGTGATCGAGCGGGAGCGCCGCGGGTGGAACACCCAGCCGCGGAGCAGGACGAACCGGACGGCCGTGGCGATCAGGTTCGCGAGGACCAGCACGGTGACTTCGAGCAGCCGGTGCGGCTGGTCGACGACGGCGTGCAGGCCGGCGAGCGCGCCGCTGGTGATGGCGAGCGCGATGCCGAAGACGATGAGGCCCTCGACGTGGTGGCGCGCGACGTTGCCGGCGACGCCGAACGTGAAGCGCCGGTTGGCGGCCGTGTTGCCGATGGCCGTGACCAGCAGGGCCACCAGGTTCGCCGCCTGGGCGCCGATGGCACCGTGCAGCAGCATGAACAGGATGAGATACGCGACGGTGGAGGCGACCCCGACCGCGGCGAAGCGCACCACCTGGCGGAACAGCGACCGCGGCGCGGCCTGCGACGGCCCGAGCTGGGCGGCGATGACGTTCACCGGGATCGAGCCCTTGGCGAAGCCGCGCAGCAGCCGTCCGACACCCTTGAGGTCGGCGATGGCGGTGGCGACGATGTCGACGCGGCTGTCGGGGTCGTCGACCCAGTCGACGGGCACCTCGTGGATGCGCAGTCCGCTGCGCTCGGCGAGCACCAGCAGCTCGGTGTCGAAGAACCACCCGGTGTCCGAGACGTGCGGCAGCAGCTCGCGCGCCACGTCGGACCGGATCGCCTTGAAGCCGCACTGCGCGTCGGAGAAGCCGGCCGACAGCGTCGACCGCAAAATGAGGTTGTAGCAGCGCGAGATGAATTCGCGCTTGGCGCCGCGCACCACGCGCGAGCCCCGGCTCAGCCGGGTGCCGATCGCGAGGTCGGAGTGCCCCGAGATGAGCGGGGCCACCAGCGGCGCCAGTGCGGCGAGGTCGGTGGACAGGTCGACGTCCATGTAGGCCAGGACCTCGGCGTCGGACTGTGACCACACCTCGTGCAGGGCGCGGCCGCGGCCCTTCTGCTCGAGGCGCACGTAGCGGACGTCCTCGAGGTCGGCGGCCACCCGGGCGGCGACCGCCGGGGTGGCGTCGACGCTGGCGTTGTCGGCGATCGTGATCCGCACGGGGTACGGGAACGTCTCCCGCAGGTGGCGGTGCAGCCGGCGCACGGAGTCCGCGAGCGCGACCTCCTCGTTGTAGACGGGGATGACCACGTCCAGCACGGGGACGCCACGCGCGGCAGCGGCCCGCGCGGCATTGGGGCGAGATGCGAAGCGAGGCAAGGGTTCCTGCCGTAGGTCGATGTCGGTCATGTCTCCATCGTCGTTCGGTGCGTTGTGGCAGCCGTGGGCGTCGGCTATGCGCCTGCTATGAGTCACGCGATCGGTGCCGCGGTGAGGTCGTAGACGACGGTGCGGTCGACGATCGTCGGCGCGTAGTGGGTCTCGACCCAGGCGGCGATGTCCTTGGCCTCGCGGCTGCCGCCGGTGTCGTGACCGCCGAAGCCGCCCACGAGCGCGCTGCGGATGAAGTAGTGCACCTGACCGGCTGCGACGTCGCGCTGGAACTCCGCCAGCGTCGGTGCGGGGTCGGTGCCGTTGAAGCCGCCCACCGCCATCACCGGCTCCCGGCTGGCGAGCTGGTAGCCGGCGGCGTTGTTCGAGCCGACCACCGCCGCGGTCCAGCGGAAGTGGTCGGCGTCGGCCCGAAGCAGTGCGGTCAGGCCGGGGCCGGGTTCCGGCGAGGACAGCAGCCCGCCGGCGAAGCCGCCGGGGCCCCCGAAGCCACCCGGGCCGCCGCCCGGACCACCCGGACCGCCGAAGCCACCCGGGCCGCCGGGACCACCGCCGAAGCCGCGCGCGGGGCCGACCGACGGGATGGCGCCGGAGTGCGGGGTCGCCGCGGTCGACACCGCGTAGGCCGCCGGGGCGGCGAGACAGGCGACGACGGCCAGCAGCGCCGCGGCCGTCGCGACCCGGCGTGGGAGCCGGCCGGACACCGCGACGAGCACCGTGGCCGCCGCTCCCGCAACGCCGACGGCCACCGGCAGCCAGGACAGCACCGCGCCGTCTCGCACCAGCAGCACGACGGCCAGCACCGTGGTCACCGCCACCGTGGCCGCCATGGCCACGGTGGCGCGGACGTCGGTGCGCCGGCGCCACAGCAGCGTCGCCCCGATGCCGAGCACCGCGCCGAGGGCCGGCGCCAGCGCAACGGTGTAGTAGGCGTGCACGATGCCGTTGGCGAAGCTGAACACCGCGGCGGTGAGCAGCAGCCAGCCGCCCCACAGGAGCAGTGCGATGCGCTGCTGGTCGGTGCGCGGCGCCCGACGCGTGAGGATCAGTCCGGCGACGAGGCAGACCAGCGCCGCGGGAAGCAGCCAGGCGATGTGCGTGCCCATGCCGCTGCCGAACAGCCGGCCCCAGCCGACGTCGAAGTTCAGGTTGCCGAGGCCGCCGACCTCCTCGCCGGTGAGGCGCCCGATGCCGTTGTAGCCCAGGGCGAGTTCGACGATGCTGTCGTCCTGCGATCCCCCGACGTAGGGCCGCGATGACGCCGGCCACAGCTCGACCAGGAGCAGGTACCAGCCCGACGAGACGATGAGCGCCGCGGTGGCGCCGGCCAGTCGGCGCAGCCGCGTCGGCCACGGCGCGGCGGCGGCCAGCAGGTAGACCAGTCCGAACACCGGCAGCACCAGGAACGCCTGCAGCATCTTGGCGAGGAAGGCGACGCCGACGACGACGCCGGTGCCGGCCAGCCACCACCGGCTGCTGTCGGGTGCGCACGCCCGCTGCACGAAGTACGCGCCGAGGACGAGCATCAGCACCAGCAGTGCGTCGGGATTGTTGAACCGGAAGATCAGCGCCGCGGCCGGGGTCAGGGCGAGCACCGCTCCGGCCAGCAGCGCCGCCGGCGGCCCGCTGACCCGACGCACCGCGGCGTACAGCACCGCCACCGCAGCCACGCCCATGAGCGCCTGCGGTACCAGCACGCTCCAAGAATTCAGCCCGAAGATGCGTGCCGAGACGTCCATCACCCACAGCGCGGCCGGTGTCTTGTCGACGGTGATGGCGTTGGACGCGTCGCTCGAACCGAACAGCATCGCCGTCGCGTCCGACGACCCGGCCTGCACGGCGGCGGAGTAGAACGCATTCGCCCAGCCGCTCGCCGACAGGCCGACCAGGTACAGCGCCGCCGTCGCGGCGAGCAGAACGCCGAGGGCGACCCGCTCCCCCACCGCCGTCCGCGGCGCTGAGGCGGACGGCGTCTCGGGCGTCGCGGCGCGCGACAGTACGGCGGTCATCCGTTCGATTCTCGAGCCGGGCCCTAGGCGCCCGATTTGTCCGCCCTGTGCGTCACCTGTGAAAGCGGGCCGCCACGGCGCAGCCGCACGACGAATTCGGTGGTACCCCCGCCGCTGTGCACGGCGATCGTGCCGCCGTGGGCCCGGACGACCGCCGACACGATGGCGAGCCCGAGACCGGTGCCGCCGTCGCGCCGCGACCGCGACGAGTCCCCGCGCGCAAACCGCTCGAAGATCTCCGGCTGCAACGCTTCCGGGATGCCCGGCCCGTCGTCGGCGACGGTCAGCACGGCGTCGGCACCGTCGACGGTCAGCGACGTCGTCACCGTGGTGCCCGCGGGCGTGTGGGTGCGGGCGTTGGCGAGCAGGTTGGCCAACACCTGGTGCAGGCGCGCATCGTCGCCGACGACGACCACCGGGTCCTCGGGCAGGTCGAGCGACCACGCGTGGTCTGGGCCGGCGACGTGCGCGTCGCTGACGGAGTCCACGACGAGCCGGGACAGGTCGACCGGCTCAGTGATCAGGCCGCGGCCCTCGTCGAGACGCGCGAGCAGCAGCATGTCCTCGACCAGGTTCGTCATCCGCTGCGTCTCGGACTCCACCCGGCTCATGGCGTGCGCGACGTCGTCGGGCAGCTCGGCGCGCTTGCGCTGGGCGAGTTCGGTGTATCCGCGGATCGCGGCGAGCGGCGTGCGCAGTTCGTGGCTGGCGTCGGCGACGAACTGCCGCACGCGGGTCTCGCTGGCGTGCCGCGCCGAGAGCGCCCCGGCGATGCGCGCCAGCATGCGGTTGAGCGCCGACCCCAGCTGCCCCACCTCGGTGTGCGCCCCGGCCGGGTCGACCGTCACGATCGGCGTCGGCAGGCGCACCTCGCCGCGGTCGAGTTCGAGGTCGGCGACGTCCCGCGCGGCCGCGGCGACGCGCGACAGCGGCGCCAGCTGGCGGCGGATCACCAGGATGCCGGCGACCGTGGCCGCCAGTAGGGCGGTCACCGCCACGACGCAGAACATGCCGAGCACCCACAGCAGCGTGTCGTCGACCACCGCGGTGGGCAGCCCCGTGACGATGATCTGCGAGCCGTGCCGCGAGTGCAGGGCGATCACCCGGTAGCGGCCCAGCCCGTCGAGTTCGACCGTGCGCGGCCGGTGGTCCGGCGGCACCGCGGCCAACTGCTCACTGGCCGTCGCGCTGACCGTGGCGCGTCCGCCCTCGGCGGTGATGACGCCCGCGTCGACCGCCCCGCCGGGCGACACCACCGCTCCGACGGTCCGGGCCGCCTGCCCGGGTGCGTTCAGGAAACCCGGCCCCGGCCCGCTCTCGGGGTCGAAGCGGCCGCGGCCGGGTTCGCCGGGATACGGCGACGGCCGATCGCCGCCGGGCGGCCGGAAGTCCGGCGGCAGCGGCGGCAGGTCGAAGATTGCCGCCGAACGCCGTCCCGCCTCCCCCAATTGCTCGTCGAGCTGGTGGGAGAGGAAGCGCTGCAACGCGAACTCGGTGCCCACGCCGATCGCCGCGCACACCGCCGCCAGCAGCAGCACCTGGGTGACGAGCAGCCGGACGCGCAACGACCACGTCCGCGGTGACCGCCACCGGGTGCGGGACCCGGCGCCCTCGGCGTGGTCGGGGTCAGCGTGCGGGCTTGAGGACATACCCCGCGCCCCGCAGG is from Mycolicibacterium grossiae and encodes:
- a CDS encoding glycosyltransferase family 39 protein; the protein is MTAVLSRAATPETPSASAPRTAVGERVALGVLLAATAALYLVGLSASGWANAFYSAAVQAGSSDATAMLFGSSDASNAITVDKTPAALWVMDVSARIFGLNSWSVLVPQALMGVAAVAVLYAAVRRVSGPPAALLAGAVLALTPAAALIFRFNNPDALLVLMLVLGAYFVQRACAPDSSRWWLAGTGVVVGVAFLAKMLQAFLVLPVFGLVYLLAAAAPWPTRLRRLAGATAALIVSSGWYLLLVELWPASSRPYVGGSQDDSIVELALGYNGIGRLTGEEVGGLGNLNFDVGWGRLFGSGMGTHIAWLLPAALVCLVAGLILTRRAPRTDQQRIALLLWGGWLLLTAAVFSFANGIVHAYYTVALAPALGAVLGIGATLLWRRRTDVRATVAMAATVAVTTVLAVVLLVRDGAVLSWLPVAVGVAGAAATVLVAVSGRLPRRVATAAALLAVVACLAAPAAYAVSTAATPHSGAIPSVGPARGFGGGPGGPGGFGGPGGPGGGPGGFGGPGGFAGGLLSSPEPGPGLTALLRADADHFRWTAAVVGSNNAAGYQLASREPVMAVGGFNGTDPAPTLAEFQRDVAAGQVHYFIRSALVGGFGGHDTGGSREAKDIAAWVETHYAPTIVDRTVVYDLTAAPIA
- a CDS encoding sensor histidine kinase, encoding MSSSPHADPDHAEGAGSRTRWRSPRTWSLRVRLLVTQVLLLAAVCAAIGVGTEFALQRFLSHQLDEQLGEAGRRSAAIFDLPPLPPDFRPPGGDRPSPYPGEPGRGRFDPESGPGPGFLNAPGQAARTVGAVVSPGGAVDAGVITAEGGRATVSATASEQLAAVPPDHRPRTVELDGLGRYRVIALHSRHGSQIIVTGLPTAVVDDTLLWVLGMFCVVAVTALLAATVAGILVIRRQLAPLSRVAAAARDVADLELDRGEVRLPTPIVTVDPAGAHTEVGQLGSALNRMLARIAGALSARHASETRVRQFVADASHELRTPLAAIRGYTELAQRKRAELPDDVAHAMSRVESETQRMTNLVEDMLLLARLDEGRGLITEPVDLSRLVVDSVSDAHVAGPDHAWSLDLPEDPVVVVGDDARLHQVLANLLANARTHTPAGTTVTTSLTVDGADAVLTVADDGPGIPEALQPEIFERFARGDSSRSRRDGGTGLGLAIVSAVVRAHGGTIAVHSGGGTTEFVVRLRRGGPLSQVTHRADKSGA